A region of the Bryobacteraceae bacterium genome:
GCTGCCGACAGTGTACTGGATGGAAGGCGGACGACGCAGGAGGGCGTGCCGGGCCAGGTAATCCCTGAAAGCCGGGAGCTCGTCTGGGAGAGTAGGATGAGCACGATGGCCGAATCCCTGGCCGCCGCAGGAGCCGCTCGAGTGCCATCGGACTTTTCGTCGTGGATGCTGGCCGAGCAGGGGCGCATTTTCCGGCTTTGCCAGCGGATGCTGGGCGACAGTGATGAGGCGGGCTCGGCCACGCAGGATGTGTTTCTGAAGGCGTATCAGGCGTGGACGCGCTCGGCGGCGGAACTGGACGACCCGTCGCGCTGGGTGACGAGGATCGCGGTGAACACGTGCCTGGACCGCCTGCGGTCGCGGCGGTGGCAGTTCTGGCGTCGGCGCCCGGACGGCAACGACGAAGAGCTGATCCTGGCAATGACGCCGACGCTCGAGCCGGACGGCGAAGCCCAGGTGTTTGGGCGGGAGATCGGGGAGCGGCTGCGGGCGGCCCTGGAGCGGCTGTCGCCGCGGCAGCGGGCCGTGTTCGTACTGCGGCATTTCGACGATTGTCCGCTGGAGGAGATCGCCACACAGCTCGGGCTGGATGTTGGCACGGTGAAGGCCCATCTGGCCCGTGCGGTGGCGAAGTTGCGGGAGGAGCTGAAGGAAC
Encoded here:
- a CDS encoding RNA polymerase subunit sigma-24, yielding MAESLAAAGAARVPSDFSSWMLAEQGRIFRLCQRMLGDSDEAGSATQDVFLKAYQAWTRSAAELDDPSRWVTRIAVNTCLDRLRSRRWQFWRRRPDGNDEELILAMTPTLEPDGEAQVFGREIGERLRAALERLSPRQRAVFVLRHFDDCPLEEIATQLGLDVGTVKAHLARAVAKLREELKELYGMSRGGRA